Proteins encoded together in one Arvicanthis niloticus isolate mArvNil1 chromosome 7, mArvNil1.pat.X, whole genome shotgun sequence window:
- the Limk2 gene encoding LIM domain kinase 2 isoform X2 yields MCPCGNLPRNQGPGILSLLLLRRQRCSECQESLTNWYYEKDGKLYCHKDYWAKFGEFCHGCSLLVTGPAMVAGEFKYHPECFACMSCKVIIEDGDAYALVQHAALYCGKCHNEVVLAPMFERLSTESVQDQLPYSVTLISMPATTECRRGFSVSVESASSNYATTVQVKEVNRMHISPNNRNAIHPGDRILEINGTPVRTLRVEEVEDAINQTSQTLQLLIEHDPVPQRLDQLRLDTRLSPHMQTTGHTLMLSTLDTKENQEGTLRRRSLRRSNSISKSPGPSSPKEPLLLSRDISRSESLRCSSSYSQQIFRPCDLIHGEVLGKGFFGQAIKVTHKATGKVMVMKELIRCDEETQKTFLTEVKVMRSLDHPNVLKFIGVLYKDKKLNLLTEYIEGGTLKDFLRSVDPFPWQQKVRFAKGISSGMAYLHSMCIIHRDLNSHNCLIKLDKTVVVADFGLSRLIVEERKRPPVEKPTTKKRTLRKSDRKKRYTVVGNPYWMAPEMLNGKSYDETVDVFSFGIVLCEIIGQVYADPDCLPRTLDFGLNVKLFWEKFVPTDCPPAFFPLAAICCKLEPENRPAFSKLEDSFEALSLFLGELAIPLPAELEELDHTVSLEYGLTRDSPP; encoded by the exons ATGTGCCCCTGCGGGAATCTACCAAGGAACCAGGGGCCTGGaatcctctctctcctgctgcttcGGAGGCAGAG GTGTTCCGAATGCCAGGAATCCCTCACCAACTGGTACTATGAGAAGGATGGGAAGCTGTACTGCCACAAGGACTACTGGGCCAAGTTTGGAGAATTCTGCCATGGCTGCTCCCTGCTGGTGACAGGGCCGGCTATG GTGGCTGGGGAGTTTAAGTACCACCcagagtgctttgcctgcatgagCTGCAAGGTGATCATAGAGGATGGAGATGCATATGCCCTGGTGCAGCATGCTGCCCTCTACTG CGGGAAGTGCCACAACGAGGTGGTGCtggcacccatgtttgaaaggcTGTCTACAGAGTCTGTCCAGGACCAGCTGCCCTACTCTGTCACACTCATCTCCATGCCTGCCACCACTGAGTGCAGACGAGGCTTCTCCGTGTCTGTGGAAAGCGCCTCTTCTAACTATGCTACCACCGTGCAAGTGAAAGA GGTCAACCGGATGCACATCAGTCCCAATAACCGAAATGCCATCCACCCTGGGGACCGCATCTTGGAGATCAATGGGACCCCTGTCCGTACTCTCCGAGTAGAGGAG GTGGAGGATGCGATTAACCAGACAAGCCAGACACTTCAGCTGCTGATTGAACATGACCCTGTCCCCCAGCGCCTGGACCAGTTACGGCTAGATACCCGGCTTTCTCCCCACATGCAGACTACTGGACACACTCTCATGCTCAGCACCTTGGACACCAAGGAGAATCAGGAGGGGACACTGAGGAGGCGTTCTCTAAG GCGCAGTAACAGCATCTCCAAGTCTCCTGGCCCCAGCTCCCCCAAGGAGCCCCTGCTCCTCAGCCGAGACATCAGCCGCTCAGAATCCCTACGCTGCTCCAGCAGCTACTCACAGCAGATCTTCCGGCCCTGTGACCTGATCCACGGGGAGGTCCTGGGGAAGGGCTTCTTTGGGCAAGCCATCAAG GTGACTCACAAAGCCACAGGCAAAGTGATGGTCATGAAGGAGTTAATTCGCTGTGATGAGGAAACACAGAAGACTTTCCTGACTGAG GTAAAAGTGATGCGCAGCCTGGACCACCCTAACGTGCTCAAGTTCATCGGTGTTCTGTACAAGGACAAGAAGCTGAATCTGCTGACAGAGTACATCGAGGGGGGCACGCTCAAAGATTTTCTGCGCAGTGTG GACCCGTTCCCCTGGCAACAGAAGGTCAGGTTTGCCAAAGGCATCTCCTCCGGAATG GCCTATTTACACTCCATGTGCATCATCCACCGGGATCTGAACTCACACAACTGTCTCATCAAATTG GACAAGACAGTGGTGGTAGCCGACTTTGGGTTGTCGCGTCTTATagtagaagagaggaaaaggccTCCAGTAGAGAAGCCCACCACCAAGAAGCGCACCTTACGCAAGAGTGACCGCAAGAAGCGCTACACTGTGGTGGGAAACCCCTACTGGATGGCCCCAGAGATGTTGAATG GCAAGAGCTACGATGAGACGGTGGATGTCTTCTCTTTCGGGATCGTTCTCTGCGAG ATCATTGGGCAGGTATATGCTGATCCTGATTGCCTGCCCCGCACACTGGACTTTGGCCTCAATGTAAAGCTTTTCTGGGAGAAGTTTGTCCCAACAGACTGTCCCCCAGCCTTCTTCCCCCTGGCTGCTATCTGCTGCAAACTAGAACCTGAGAACAG accagcaTTCTCAAAGCTGGAGGACTCGTTCGAGGCGCTCTCCCTGTTCTTGGGGGAATTGGCCATCCCACTGCCAGCAGAGCTGGAAGAACTGGACCACACCGTGAGCTTGGAGTACGGCCTAACCCGGGACTCACCGCCCTAG
- the Limk2 gene encoding LIM domain kinase 2 isoform X4, whose amino-acid sequence MGSYLSVPAYFTSRDPFRCSECQESLTNWYYEKDGKLYCHKDYWAKFGEFCHGCSLLVTGPAMVAGEFKYHPECFACMSCKVIIEDGDAYALVQHAALYCGKCHNEVVLAPMFERLSTESVQDQLPYSVTLISMPATTECRRGFSVSVESASSNYATTVQVKEVNRMHISPNNRNAIHPGDRILEINGTPVRTLRVEEVEDAINQTSQTLQLLIEHDPVPQRLDQLRLDTRLSPHMQTTGHTLMLSTLDTKENQEGTLRRRSLRRSNSISKSPGPSSPKEPLLLSRDISRSESLRCSSSYSQQIFRPCDLIHGEVLGKGFFGQAIKVTHKATGKVMVMKELIRCDEETQKTFLTEVKVMRSLDHPNVLKFIGVLYKDKKLNLLTEYIEGGTLKDFLRSVDPFPWQQKVRFAKGISSGMAYLHSMCIIHRDLNSHNCLIKLDKTVVVADFGLSRLIVEERKRPPVEKPTTKKRTLRKSDRKKRYTVVGNPYWMAPEMLNGKSYDETVDVFSFGIVLCEIIGQVYADPDCLPRTLDFGLNVKLFWEKFVPTDCPPAFFPLAAICCKLEPENRPAFSKLEDSFEALSLFLGELAIPLPAELEELDHTVSLEYGLTRDSPP is encoded by the exons atggggagtTACTTGTCTGTCCCGGCTTACTTCACCTCCAGAGATCCCTTTAG GTGTTCCGAATGCCAGGAATCCCTCACCAACTGGTACTATGAGAAGGATGGGAAGCTGTACTGCCACAAGGACTACTGGGCCAAGTTTGGAGAATTCTGCCATGGCTGCTCCCTGCTGGTGACAGGGCCGGCTATG GTGGCTGGGGAGTTTAAGTACCACCcagagtgctttgcctgcatgagCTGCAAGGTGATCATAGAGGATGGAGATGCATATGCCCTGGTGCAGCATGCTGCCCTCTACTG CGGGAAGTGCCACAACGAGGTGGTGCtggcacccatgtttgaaaggcTGTCTACAGAGTCTGTCCAGGACCAGCTGCCCTACTCTGTCACACTCATCTCCATGCCTGCCACCACTGAGTGCAGACGAGGCTTCTCCGTGTCTGTGGAAAGCGCCTCTTCTAACTATGCTACCACCGTGCAAGTGAAAGA GGTCAACCGGATGCACATCAGTCCCAATAACCGAAATGCCATCCACCCTGGGGACCGCATCTTGGAGATCAATGGGACCCCTGTCCGTACTCTCCGAGTAGAGGAG GTGGAGGATGCGATTAACCAGACAAGCCAGACACTTCAGCTGCTGATTGAACATGACCCTGTCCCCCAGCGCCTGGACCAGTTACGGCTAGATACCCGGCTTTCTCCCCACATGCAGACTACTGGACACACTCTCATGCTCAGCACCTTGGACACCAAGGAGAATCAGGAGGGGACACTGAGGAGGCGTTCTCTAAG GCGCAGTAACAGCATCTCCAAGTCTCCTGGCCCCAGCTCCCCCAAGGAGCCCCTGCTCCTCAGCCGAGACATCAGCCGCTCAGAATCCCTACGCTGCTCCAGCAGCTACTCACAGCAGATCTTCCGGCCCTGTGACCTGATCCACGGGGAGGTCCTGGGGAAGGGCTTCTTTGGGCAAGCCATCAAG GTGACTCACAAAGCCACAGGCAAAGTGATGGTCATGAAGGAGTTAATTCGCTGTGATGAGGAAACACAGAAGACTTTCCTGACTGAG GTAAAAGTGATGCGCAGCCTGGACCACCCTAACGTGCTCAAGTTCATCGGTGTTCTGTACAAGGACAAGAAGCTGAATCTGCTGACAGAGTACATCGAGGGGGGCACGCTCAAAGATTTTCTGCGCAGTGTG GACCCGTTCCCCTGGCAACAGAAGGTCAGGTTTGCCAAAGGCATCTCCTCCGGAATG GCCTATTTACACTCCATGTGCATCATCCACCGGGATCTGAACTCACACAACTGTCTCATCAAATTG GACAAGACAGTGGTGGTAGCCGACTTTGGGTTGTCGCGTCTTATagtagaagagaggaaaaggccTCCAGTAGAGAAGCCCACCACCAAGAAGCGCACCTTACGCAAGAGTGACCGCAAGAAGCGCTACACTGTGGTGGGAAACCCCTACTGGATGGCCCCAGAGATGTTGAATG GCAAGAGCTACGATGAGACGGTGGATGTCTTCTCTTTCGGGATCGTTCTCTGCGAG ATCATTGGGCAGGTATATGCTGATCCTGATTGCCTGCCCCGCACACTGGACTTTGGCCTCAATGTAAAGCTTTTCTGGGAGAAGTTTGTCCCAACAGACTGTCCCCCAGCCTTCTTCCCCCTGGCTGCTATCTGCTGCAAACTAGAACCTGAGAACAG accagcaTTCTCAAAGCTGGAGGACTCGTTCGAGGCGCTCTCCCTGTTCTTGGGGGAATTGGCCATCCCACTGCCAGCAGAGCTGGAAGAACTGGACCACACCGTGAGCTTGGAGTACGGCCTAACCCGGGACTCACCGCCCTAG
- the Limk2 gene encoding LIM domain kinase 2 isoform X3 produces the protein MPSEHWMLGIEVLCESSACSQCQAWCSECQESLTNWYYEKDGKLYCHKDYWAKFGEFCHGCSLLVTGPAMVAGEFKYHPECFACMSCKVIIEDGDAYALVQHAALYCGKCHNEVVLAPMFERLSTESVQDQLPYSVTLISMPATTECRRGFSVSVESASSNYATTVQVKEVNRMHISPNNRNAIHPGDRILEINGTPVRTLRVEEVEDAINQTSQTLQLLIEHDPVPQRLDQLRLDTRLSPHMQTTGHTLMLSTLDTKENQEGTLRRRSLRRSNSISKSPGPSSPKEPLLLSRDISRSESLRCSSSYSQQIFRPCDLIHGEVLGKGFFGQAIKVTHKATGKVMVMKELIRCDEETQKTFLTEVKVMRSLDHPNVLKFIGVLYKDKKLNLLTEYIEGGTLKDFLRSVDPFPWQQKVRFAKGISSGMAYLHSMCIIHRDLNSHNCLIKLDKTVVVADFGLSRLIVEERKRPPVEKPTTKKRTLRKSDRKKRYTVVGNPYWMAPEMLNGKSYDETVDVFSFGIVLCEIIGQVYADPDCLPRTLDFGLNVKLFWEKFVPTDCPPAFFPLAAICCKLEPENRPAFSKLEDSFEALSLFLGELAIPLPAELEELDHTVSLEYGLTRDSPP, from the exons ATGCCATCAGAGcattggatgctgggaattgaagtcctctgtgagagcagtgcATGTTCTCAATGTCAAGCCTG GTGTTCCGAATGCCAGGAATCCCTCACCAACTGGTACTATGAGAAGGATGGGAAGCTGTACTGCCACAAGGACTACTGGGCCAAGTTTGGAGAATTCTGCCATGGCTGCTCCCTGCTGGTGACAGGGCCGGCTATG GTGGCTGGGGAGTTTAAGTACCACCcagagtgctttgcctgcatgagCTGCAAGGTGATCATAGAGGATGGAGATGCATATGCCCTGGTGCAGCATGCTGCCCTCTACTG CGGGAAGTGCCACAACGAGGTGGTGCtggcacccatgtttgaaaggcTGTCTACAGAGTCTGTCCAGGACCAGCTGCCCTACTCTGTCACACTCATCTCCATGCCTGCCACCACTGAGTGCAGACGAGGCTTCTCCGTGTCTGTGGAAAGCGCCTCTTCTAACTATGCTACCACCGTGCAAGTGAAAGA GGTCAACCGGATGCACATCAGTCCCAATAACCGAAATGCCATCCACCCTGGGGACCGCATCTTGGAGATCAATGGGACCCCTGTCCGTACTCTCCGAGTAGAGGAG GTGGAGGATGCGATTAACCAGACAAGCCAGACACTTCAGCTGCTGATTGAACATGACCCTGTCCCCCAGCGCCTGGACCAGTTACGGCTAGATACCCGGCTTTCTCCCCACATGCAGACTACTGGACACACTCTCATGCTCAGCACCTTGGACACCAAGGAGAATCAGGAGGGGACACTGAGGAGGCGTTCTCTAAG GCGCAGTAACAGCATCTCCAAGTCTCCTGGCCCCAGCTCCCCCAAGGAGCCCCTGCTCCTCAGCCGAGACATCAGCCGCTCAGAATCCCTACGCTGCTCCAGCAGCTACTCACAGCAGATCTTCCGGCCCTGTGACCTGATCCACGGGGAGGTCCTGGGGAAGGGCTTCTTTGGGCAAGCCATCAAG GTGACTCACAAAGCCACAGGCAAAGTGATGGTCATGAAGGAGTTAATTCGCTGTGATGAGGAAACACAGAAGACTTTCCTGACTGAG GTAAAAGTGATGCGCAGCCTGGACCACCCTAACGTGCTCAAGTTCATCGGTGTTCTGTACAAGGACAAGAAGCTGAATCTGCTGACAGAGTACATCGAGGGGGGCACGCTCAAAGATTTTCTGCGCAGTGTG GACCCGTTCCCCTGGCAACAGAAGGTCAGGTTTGCCAAAGGCATCTCCTCCGGAATG GCCTATTTACACTCCATGTGCATCATCCACCGGGATCTGAACTCACACAACTGTCTCATCAAATTG GACAAGACAGTGGTGGTAGCCGACTTTGGGTTGTCGCGTCTTATagtagaagagaggaaaaggccTCCAGTAGAGAAGCCCACCACCAAGAAGCGCACCTTACGCAAGAGTGACCGCAAGAAGCGCTACACTGTGGTGGGAAACCCCTACTGGATGGCCCCAGAGATGTTGAATG GCAAGAGCTACGATGAGACGGTGGATGTCTTCTCTTTCGGGATCGTTCTCTGCGAG ATCATTGGGCAGGTATATGCTGATCCTGATTGCCTGCCCCGCACACTGGACTTTGGCCTCAATGTAAAGCTTTTCTGGGAGAAGTTTGTCCCAACAGACTGTCCCCCAGCCTTCTTCCCCCTGGCTGCTATCTGCTGCAAACTAGAACCTGAGAACAG accagcaTTCTCAAAGCTGGAGGACTCGTTCGAGGCGCTCTCCCTGTTCTTGGGGGAATTGGCCATCCCACTGCCAGCAGAGCTGGAAGAACTGGACCACACCGTGAGCTTGGAGTACGGCCTAACCCGGGACTCACCGCCCTAG
- the Limk2 gene encoding LIM domain kinase 2 isoform X1, with protein sequence MAALAGDEAWRCRGCGNYVPPSQRLYRTANEAWHSSCFRCSECQESLTNWYYEKDGKLYCHKDYWAKFGEFCHGCSLLVTGPAMVAGEFKYHPECFACMSCKVIIEDGDAYALVQHAALYCGKCHNEVVLAPMFERLSTESVQDQLPYSVTLISMPATTECRRGFSVSVESASSNYATTVQVKEVNRMHISPNNRNAIHPGDRILEINGTPVRTLRVEEVEDAINQTSQTLQLLIEHDPVPQRLDQLRLDTRLSPHMQTTGHTLMLSTLDTKENQEGTLRRRSLRRSNSISKSPGPSSPKEPLLLSRDISRSESLRCSSSYSQQIFRPCDLIHGEVLGKGFFGQAIKVTHKATGKVMVMKELIRCDEETQKTFLTEVKVMRSLDHPNVLKFIGVLYKDKKLNLLTEYIEGGTLKDFLRSVDPFPWQQKVRFAKGISSGMAYLHSMCIIHRDLNSHNCLIKLDKTVVVADFGLSRLIVEERKRPPVEKPTTKKRTLRKSDRKKRYTVVGNPYWMAPEMLNGKSYDETVDVFSFGIVLCEIIGQVYADPDCLPRTLDFGLNVKLFWEKFVPTDCPPAFFPLAAICCKLEPENRPAFSKLEDSFEALSLFLGELAIPLPAELEELDHTVSLEYGLTRDSPP encoded by the exons GTGTTCCGAATGCCAGGAATCCCTCACCAACTGGTACTATGAGAAGGATGGGAAGCTGTACTGCCACAAGGACTACTGGGCCAAGTTTGGAGAATTCTGCCATGGCTGCTCCCTGCTGGTGACAGGGCCGGCTATG GTGGCTGGGGAGTTTAAGTACCACCcagagtgctttgcctgcatgagCTGCAAGGTGATCATAGAGGATGGAGATGCATATGCCCTGGTGCAGCATGCTGCCCTCTACTG CGGGAAGTGCCACAACGAGGTGGTGCtggcacccatgtttgaaaggcTGTCTACAGAGTCTGTCCAGGACCAGCTGCCCTACTCTGTCACACTCATCTCCATGCCTGCCACCACTGAGTGCAGACGAGGCTTCTCCGTGTCTGTGGAAAGCGCCTCTTCTAACTATGCTACCACCGTGCAAGTGAAAGA GGTCAACCGGATGCACATCAGTCCCAATAACCGAAATGCCATCCACCCTGGGGACCGCATCTTGGAGATCAATGGGACCCCTGTCCGTACTCTCCGAGTAGAGGAG GTGGAGGATGCGATTAACCAGACAAGCCAGACACTTCAGCTGCTGATTGAACATGACCCTGTCCCCCAGCGCCTGGACCAGTTACGGCTAGATACCCGGCTTTCTCCCCACATGCAGACTACTGGACACACTCTCATGCTCAGCACCTTGGACACCAAGGAGAATCAGGAGGGGACACTGAGGAGGCGTTCTCTAAG GCGCAGTAACAGCATCTCCAAGTCTCCTGGCCCCAGCTCCCCCAAGGAGCCCCTGCTCCTCAGCCGAGACATCAGCCGCTCAGAATCCCTACGCTGCTCCAGCAGCTACTCACAGCAGATCTTCCGGCCCTGTGACCTGATCCACGGGGAGGTCCTGGGGAAGGGCTTCTTTGGGCAAGCCATCAAG GTGACTCACAAAGCCACAGGCAAAGTGATGGTCATGAAGGAGTTAATTCGCTGTGATGAGGAAACACAGAAGACTTTCCTGACTGAG GTAAAAGTGATGCGCAGCCTGGACCACCCTAACGTGCTCAAGTTCATCGGTGTTCTGTACAAGGACAAGAAGCTGAATCTGCTGACAGAGTACATCGAGGGGGGCACGCTCAAAGATTTTCTGCGCAGTGTG GACCCGTTCCCCTGGCAACAGAAGGTCAGGTTTGCCAAAGGCATCTCCTCCGGAATG GCCTATTTACACTCCATGTGCATCATCCACCGGGATCTGAACTCACACAACTGTCTCATCAAATTG GACAAGACAGTGGTGGTAGCCGACTTTGGGTTGTCGCGTCTTATagtagaagagaggaaaaggccTCCAGTAGAGAAGCCCACCACCAAGAAGCGCACCTTACGCAAGAGTGACCGCAAGAAGCGCTACACTGTGGTGGGAAACCCCTACTGGATGGCCCCAGAGATGTTGAATG GCAAGAGCTACGATGAGACGGTGGATGTCTTCTCTTTCGGGATCGTTCTCTGCGAG ATCATTGGGCAGGTATATGCTGATCCTGATTGCCTGCCCCGCACACTGGACTTTGGCCTCAATGTAAAGCTTTTCTGGGAGAAGTTTGTCCCAACAGACTGTCCCCCAGCCTTCTTCCCCCTGGCTGCTATCTGCTGCAAACTAGAACCTGAGAACAG accagcaTTCTCAAAGCTGGAGGACTCGTTCGAGGCGCTCTCCCTGTTCTTGGGGGAATTGGCCATCCCACTGCCAGCAGAGCTGGAAGAACTGGACCACACCGTGAGCTTGGAGTACGGCCTAACCCGGGACTCACCGCCCTAG